The Deltaproteobacteria bacterium DNA segment TGGTGTTTTCGATGGATTTCCTTGAGACGTTCCAGCGTAACGTGCGTATAGATCTGCGTCGTGGCAATATCCGCATGGCCGAGCAACATCTGCACGGAGCGGAGGTCCGCCCCGTTGTTCAAAAGGTGGGTGGCGAACGAGTGCCGTAACATATGCGGGCTGATCTCTTTGCTGATCCCGGCTTTCAGGGCGTACTGTTTGATCGTTTTCCAGAACCACTGGCGGGATAACGACCTGCCTCTCCGGCTAATGAATACGGCATCGGTATCGATGCGTCGGGCAATGAGGGGGCGATCGTCATTCAAAAACGTTTTGAGCCACTTTATCGCTGTTTCTCCAAGAGGAATGATGCGCTCCTTCCGGCCCTTACCCATGGTCCGGACAAAACCCACCTCGAGGTTCATATCGAGAATCCGGACGTTGATCAGTTCCGAAACTCGCATTCCCGTGGCGTAGAGCATCTCCAGCA contains these protein-coding regions:
- the xerD gene encoding site-specific tyrosine recombinase XerD; the encoded protein is MNLELAIDQFIAFIKVERGLSENTIEAYSRDLLRLADFLQDQGADDLEKISSLEVHRYLVHLEEQKLSRRSKARMLSALRTFFKFLIRERWLSVNPMEHVESPKMMRTLPEVLSPKEVEELLDAPDTSNSAGVRDRAMLEMLYATGMRVSELINVRILDMNLEVGFVRTMGKGRKERIIPLGETAIKWLKTFLNDDRPLIARRIDTDAVFISRRGRSLSRQWFWKTIKQYALKAGISKEISPHMLRHSFATHLLNNGADLRSVQMLLGHADIATTQIYTHVTLERLKEIHRKHHPREFSS